The Prosthecobacter algae genome has a segment encoding these proteins:
- the hpnD gene encoding presqualene diphosphate synthase HpnD has translation MTDPHLSSAEIAKRAKSNLALALGCLPEERRRDMISFYAFCRVVDDIADSTTLSEEEKEKELAHWRRCVSEGEAPGHPVLDEVVPLARKYGFPRAWMAEIVDGVASDIVHVRYETYEELLGYCYKVASVVGLVSAEIFGATQPQSREYAVRLGYALQLTNIIRDVGQDARETGRIYLPLEDLKRFGVTEAEIMEGRHNQRFVQLMDFQYQRARAMYDDAARLLPAADRDALLPARMMGQVYFEILEKLHRERYPVFEKRCRLHPLRKVWILLSYTARSWLARARRKGA, from the coding sequence ATGACTGATCCCCACCTTTCCTCAGCCGAGATCGCGAAGCGGGCGAAGTCCAATCTCGCCCTGGCGCTGGGCTGCCTGCCGGAAGAGCGGCGGCGCGACATGATCTCCTTCTATGCCTTCTGCCGCGTGGTGGATGACATCGCAGACAGCACCACGCTGAGCGAAGAGGAAAAGGAAAAGGAGCTGGCCCACTGGCGGCGCTGTGTGAGCGAGGGCGAGGCCCCTGGCCACCCGGTGCTGGATGAAGTGGTGCCGCTGGCGCGCAAGTATGGCTTTCCCCGTGCCTGGATGGCGGAGATCGTGGATGGTGTGGCCAGCGACATCGTGCATGTGCGCTATGAGACCTATGAGGAGCTGCTGGGCTATTGCTACAAGGTGGCCTCAGTGGTGGGTCTGGTGAGTGCAGAAATCTTTGGTGCCACGCAGCCACAGTCCCGAGAATACGCGGTGCGACTGGGCTATGCGCTGCAGCTCACCAACATCATCCGCGATGTGGGTCAGGATGCGCGCGAGACGGGCCGCATCTACCTGCCGCTGGAGGATCTGAAGCGCTTTGGCGTGACCGAGGCCGAGATCATGGAGGGGCGGCACAACCAGCGCTTCGTCCAGCTCATGGACTTTCAGTATCAGCGGGCGCGGGCAATGTATGATGACGCGGCCCGGCTGCTGCCTGCGGCGGACCGGGATGCGCTGCTGCCTGCGCGCATGATGGGCCAGGTGTACTTTGAAATTTTGGAAAAGCTGCATCGCGAGCGGTACCCGGTTTTTGAAAAACGCTGCCGCCTGCACCCGCTGCGCAAGGTGTGGATCCTGCTGAGCTACACGGCGCGATCCTGGCTGGCACGTGCGCGGCGAAAAGGGGCGTGA